Proteins encoded together in one Kitasatospora albolonga window:
- a CDS encoding cytochrome, whose amino-acid sequence MSTVGPSYESPSASPAPSAPSGCPVRSGAAATAVRLSGMTYQQTPMELYRSLRAEHGAVAPVLLDGDVPAWLVLGYAEVSYVTGHDELFARDSRRWNQWDAIPPDWPLLPFVGHQPSVLFTEGDEHRRRAGVITEALEGVDQFELARDCQVIARQLIAEFAGSGRTELMSSYVHLLPMRAVVQMCGMPVKGEDTRRLVDDLRTSLDAEEGEDPVAAYVRVGDRLRQLVKDKRAAPGPDVTSRMVTHGAGLTDEEIVQDLISVIAAAQQPTANWICNTLRLLLTDERFAVNVSGGRLSVGEALNEVLWLDTPTQNFIGRWAVRDTQLGGRHIRAGDCLVLGLAAANTDPLLWPDAYVGAENAAHLSFSSGEHRCPYPAPLLADVMARTAVETLLEHMPDVMLAVEPSELTWRPSVWMRGLAELPVRFSPVVQ is encoded by the coding sequence GTGAGCACCGTCGGCCCTTCCTACGAGTCGCCCTCGGCTTCCCCGGCCCCCTCGGCCCCCTCTGGCTGCCCTGTCCGCTCCGGTGCGGCGGCGACGGCGGTGCGGCTGTCCGGGATGACGTACCAGCAGACGCCCATGGAGCTGTACCGCTCCCTGCGCGCCGAGCACGGCGCGGTGGCCCCCGTACTGCTGGACGGGGACGTTCCGGCCTGGCTGGTGCTCGGGTACGCCGAGGTGTCGTACGTCACCGGGCACGACGAGCTGTTCGCCCGGGACTCCCGCCGCTGGAACCAGTGGGACGCCATCCCGCCGGACTGGCCGCTGCTGCCGTTCGTCGGCCACCAGCCCTCGGTGCTCTTCACGGAGGGCGACGAGCACCGGCGGAGGGCCGGGGTGATCACCGAGGCGCTGGAGGGCGTGGACCAGTTCGAGCTGGCGCGCGACTGCCAGGTGATCGCCCGTCAGCTCATCGCGGAGTTCGCGGGGAGCGGCCGGACGGAGCTGATGAGCAGTTACGTCCACCTCCTGCCGATGCGGGCCGTGGTCCAGATGTGCGGAATGCCGGTGAAGGGCGAGGACACCCGGCGGCTGGTGGACGATCTGCGCACCTCCCTCGACGCCGAGGAGGGCGAGGACCCGGTGGCCGCGTACGTGCGCGTGGGCGACCGGCTGCGGCAGCTCGTCAAGGACAAGCGGGCGGCACCCGGACCCGACGTCACCTCCCGCATGGTGACGCACGGGGCGGGCCTCACGGACGAGGAGATCGTCCAGGACCTGATCTCGGTGATCGCCGCCGCGCAGCAGCCCACCGCGAACTGGATCTGCAACACGCTGCGGCTGCTGCTGACGGACGAACGGTTCGCGGTGAACGTCTCGGGCGGCAGGCTCAGCGTGGGCGAGGCGCTCAACGAGGTGCTGTGGCTGGACACCCCGACCCAGAACTTCATCGGACGCTGGGCCGTACGGGACACCCAGCTCGGCGGCCGGCACATCCGGGCCGGTGACTGCCTCGTCCTGGGGCTCGCGGCGGCCAACACCGACCCGCTGCTCTGGCCGGACGCGTACGTCGGTGCCGAGAACGCCGCGCACCTGTCGTTCAGCAGCGGCGAACACCGCTGCCCCTACCCGGCTCCGCTGCTGGCGGACGTGATGGCGCGTACGGCGGTGGAGACGCTGCTGGAGCACATGCCGGACGTGATGCTGGCGGTCGAGCCGTCGGAGCTGACCTGGCGCCCCTCGGTCTGGATGCGCGGGCTGGCGGAGCTGCCGGTCCGCTTCAGCCCGGTGGTGCAGTAG
- a CDS encoding ATP-binding protein has protein sequence MVSGAYEAPTRRPPLTDTADTGLKIVVVGGFGVGKTTLVRSVSEIRPLNTEEVMTQAGVGVDEMRGGTSKTTTTVAFDFGRISLNESLVLYLFGAPGQERFWFLWDRLFSGTLGAVVLVDTRRMDDSWYAIDRLEHHGTPFVVAVNRFDDEAAYSLDEIRQALALPGHVPMVDCDARVRQSSKDVLITLVDHLRTMALAREATL, from the coding sequence ATGGTCTCCGGAGCCTATGAGGCGCCCACCCGGCGCCCACCGCTCACCGACACGGCCGACACCGGCCTGAAGATCGTCGTGGTCGGCGGGTTCGGGGTCGGCAAGACCACCCTGGTCCGCTCGGTGAGCGAGATCCGGCCGCTGAACACCGAAGAGGTGATGACGCAGGCCGGCGTCGGCGTCGACGAGATGCGGGGCGGTACCTCCAAGACGACCACCACGGTCGCGTTCGACTTCGGGCGCATCAGCCTCAACGAGAGCCTGGTGCTGTACCTGTTCGGCGCGCCGGGCCAGGAGCGCTTCTGGTTCCTGTGGGACCGCCTGTTCTCCGGGACGCTGGGCGCGGTGGTCCTCGTGGACACCCGCCGGATGGACGATTCCTGGTACGCGATCGACCGCCTCGAACACCACGGGACGCCGTTCGTGGTGGCGGTCAACCGGTTCGACGACGAGGCCGCGTACTCCCTCGACGAGATCCGCCAGGCCCTCGCGCTGCCCGGGCACGTTCCGATGGTCGACTGTGATGCCCGGGTCCGGCAGTCCAGCAAGGACGTGCTGATCACCCTCGTCGACCACCTCCGCACGATGGCCCTCGCCCGGGAGGCGACCCTGTGA
- a CDS encoding dynein regulation protein LC7 — protein MTGLPGAPGPPPVMQTTDNSLTWLLQRLLEQTPGTRHALALSRDGLKLCWTEHLTLDQADQLSAICSGMQALAQGASMEFGDGTGGVRHSMTEFHGGLLFIVEAGEGAHLAVVATAEADPSVVGHQMTELVEQIGEHLRAAPRAVPPGSPAS, from the coding sequence ATGACCGGTCTCCCCGGTGCCCCGGGCCCGCCACCCGTCATGCAGACCACAGACAACAGCCTGACCTGGCTCCTCCAGCGGCTGCTGGAGCAGACCCCCGGCACCCGTCACGCCCTGGCCCTCTCACGGGACGGGCTGAAGCTCTGCTGGACCGAACACCTCACCCTCGACCAGGCCGACCAGCTCTCGGCGATCTGCTCGGGCATGCAGGCCCTCGCGCAGGGCGCCTCCATGGAGTTCGGCGACGGCACCGGAGGCGTCCGGCACTCCATGACCGAGTTCCACGGCGGGCTGCTCTTCATCGTCGAGGCGGGCGAGGGCGCCCACCTGGCCGTCGTCGCCACCGCCGAGGCCGACCCCAGCGTGGTGGGCCACCAGATGACGGAGCTGGTCGAGCAGATCGGTGAGCACCTGCGGGCCGCGCCACGGGCCGTGCCCCCGGGGAGCCCGGCGTCATGA
- a CDS encoding ATP-binding protein, with translation MSRPLPPSQPRPGSTPSRAISPGLAALLVTYAAAAGAAVVLAPPEARGWASAVVTTAWAALAATLVVAHRTVQRTRLRAEARSAETERVKASAARLEADAAHCADMTLPHLVGLIREGWGAADALGRFPLPQSAQQRRLVDAFAGVVEEEVQHAVAAREECARLRQELASVASELEHFTHETLPTVVTRLRQGDSGSTVRAEVALPERPPLRAPVEAVVRELALSERRALAAQTASAKALSRVQAKSVSMLADLRTMQERHGEEVFGDLLKLDHSTSQLGLMTDRLALLMGGRPSRSWNKPIVMESILRGAVGRIAAYRRVRLHCSSSVSISGFAAEGVMHLLAELMDNAANFSPPIDEVHVYVEERSAGIVVTIEDSGLKMADAAMRRAADSVAGRTTDLVSLQGTRLGLAVVGRIALKHDISVNYRPSSRGGTGVVVLLPRHLIAQEARDPAQALNHLSPAPAPAPVPASASVPAPAPTPAPAPAPAPLPTAAYEAGPAPVPSSAPGFLSAPPPAPVSASEAGPAPVTEPAPAPTPVSDPVSDPRPAPAPVSVPMPAGETAPFAQPGPEVARPSAGATPNGLPVRLPGRTMGEAERGYGRHRSLPAPGQDRTAGAEDMRAKPPVRGAAEQFGAFQRGRRSAPPLPPPPPAVP, from the coding sequence ATGTCACGGCCATTACCGCCCAGCCAGCCGCGACCGGGGAGCACTCCCAGCAGAGCGATATCGCCGGGCCTGGCCGCACTGCTGGTGACATACGCCGCCGCTGCGGGCGCCGCCGTGGTCCTGGCACCGCCGGAGGCGCGCGGCTGGGCCTCGGCCGTGGTCACCACCGCCTGGGCGGCGCTGGCCGCGACCCTGGTCGTCGCCCACCGCACCGTCCAGCGGACGCGGTTGCGGGCCGAGGCGCGGTCCGCCGAGACCGAGCGCGTCAAAGCCTCGGCGGCCCGTCTGGAGGCGGACGCCGCCCACTGTGCCGATATGACGCTGCCCCATCTGGTCGGGCTGATCCGGGAGGGGTGGGGCGCGGCCGACGCCCTCGGCCGGTTCCCCCTGCCGCAGAGCGCGCAGCAGCGGCGGCTCGTGGATGCCTTCGCCGGGGTGGTCGAGGAGGAGGTCCAGCACGCGGTGGCGGCGCGGGAGGAGTGCGCGCGGCTCCGGCAGGAGCTGGCCTCGGTGGCGTCCGAGCTGGAGCACTTCACCCACGAGACCCTGCCCACGGTGGTCACCCGGCTGCGGCAGGGAGACTCCGGCAGTACGGTGCGGGCGGAGGTCGCCCTGCCCGAGCGGCCCCCGCTGCGGGCCCCCGTCGAAGCGGTCGTCCGCGAGCTCGCCCTCAGCGAGCGCCGGGCCCTCGCGGCGCAGACCGCCTCGGCCAAGGCGCTCAGCCGGGTCCAGGCGAAGTCCGTCAGCATGCTCGCCGACCTGCGCACCATGCAGGAACGTCACGGCGAGGAGGTCTTCGGCGATCTGCTGAAGCTGGACCACAGCACCTCCCAGCTCGGCCTGATGACGGACCGGCTGGCGCTGCTGATGGGCGGCCGGCCCAGCCGCTCCTGGAACAAGCCGATCGTCATGGAGAGCATCCTGCGGGGCGCCGTCGGCCGGATCGCCGCCTACCGGCGGGTGCGGCTGCACTGCTCGTCCTCCGTCTCCATCTCGGGCTTCGCGGCCGAGGGCGTCATGCATCTGCTCGCCGAACTGATGGACAACGCCGCCAACTTCTCGCCGCCCATCGACGAGGTGCACGTCTACGTCGAGGAGCGCAGCGCGGGCATCGTCGTCACCATCGAGGACAGCGGGCTGAAGATGGCCGACGCGGCGATGCGCCGCGCCGCCGACTCCGTCGCGGGCCGGACGACCGACCTGGTGTCCTTGCAGGGGACCCGGCTCGGGCTGGCCGTGGTGGGGAGGATCGCCCTCAAGCACGACATCAGCGTCAACTACCGGCCCTCCTCCCGTGGCGGTACCGGTGTGGTCGTCCTGCTGCCCCGGCATCTGATCGCGCAGGAGGCCCGCGACCCGGCCCAGGCCCTGAACCACCTGTCCCCGGCGCCTGCGCCTGCTCCCGTCCCGGCGTCTGCTTCCGTCCCCGCGCCTGCGCCCACGCCCGCCCCGGCGCCTGCGCCCGCGCCTTTGCCCACAGCGGCGTACGAGGCCGGGCCCGCGCCTGTACCGTCGTCCGCGCCCGGGTTTCTGTCCGCGCCGCCGCCCGCGCCCGTATCCGCGTCCGAGGCCGGGCCTGCTCCCGTAACCGAGCCCGCTCCCGCCCCCACTCCCGTATCCGATCCCGTATCCGATCCCCGTCCCGCCCCCGCCCCCGTGTCCGTACCGATGCCCGCCGGGGAGACCGCCCCGTTCGCGCAGCCCGGGCCGGAGGTGGCCCGGCCGTCGGCGGGGGCCACGCCGAACGGTCTGCCCGTACGCCTGCCCGGCCGGACCATGGGCGAGGCCGAGCGGGGGTACGGCCGCCACCGTTCCCTTCCCGCCCCGGGGCAGGACCGGACGGCCGGCGCGGAGGACATGCGCGCCAAGCCGCCGGTACGCGGCGCCGCCGAGCAGTTCGGGGCCTTCCAGCGCGGGCGCCGGTCCGCGCCGCCCCTCCCTCCGCCGCCGCCCGCCGTTCCGTAG
- a CDS encoding redoxin, with protein sequence MKRLSRAVLPMVAAVTVLAGCSASEAPLRTQQPLPEQPLYRSIEPADRPEAPAFSGTSLSGKPLRLADFRGQVVVVNAWASWCGPCRAEAPALNRVQGRLGDRGVQVLGVNNNTDLDAARAFQSDYALDYPSLRDPSGKQFFTLPKGLVNTQGLPFTLFVDRTGKLAGAVSGKVSEEDLDAIVGPLMAEKAPGGRDGVGGVVQAGRGGAGRGNVRGGASSVGFGGLRRRAD encoded by the coding sequence ATGAAGAGGCTCTCCCGAGCGGTGCTCCCGATGGTGGCTGCCGTGACCGTTCTCGCCGGCTGCTCCGCCTCCGAAGCGCCCCTGCGCACGCAACAGCCCCTGCCCGAGCAGCCGCTGTACCGGAGCATCGAGCCCGCCGACCGCCCCGAGGCCCCCGCCTTCTCCGGGACCTCCCTGAGCGGCAAGCCCCTGCGCCTCGCCGACTTCCGGGGCCAGGTGGTCGTCGTCAACGCCTGGGCCTCCTGGTGCGGCCCCTGCCGCGCCGAGGCCCCCGCGCTCAACCGCGTACAGGGCAGGCTGGGCGACCGGGGCGTCCAGGTGCTGGGCGTCAACAACAACACGGACCTGGACGCCGCCCGTGCCTTCCAGAGCGACTACGCCCTCGACTACCCGAGCCTGCGCGACCCCTCGGGCAAGCAGTTCTTCACGCTCCCCAAGGGGCTGGTGAACACCCAGGGCCTCCCCTTCACCCTCTTCGTCGACCGTACGGGCAAGCTCGCGGGCGCGGTCTCGGGCAAGGTCTCCGAGGAGGACCTGGACGCGATCGTGGGGCCGCTGATGGCGGAGAAGGCGCCCGGGGGGCGGGACGGCGTAGGCGGGGTGGTGCAGGCGGGGCGGGGTGGTGCGGGTCGGGGAAATGTCCGGGGCGGGGCTTCTTCGGTGGGCTTCGGCGGATTGCGTCGGCGCGCAGATTGA
- a CDS encoding tellurium resistance protein TerC: MDVPVWLWVAFAVTVVVSLTVDLLAHRKAHVIGFKEAAWWSVLWVTLALIFGGVVFYVLGVNAGTEYTTAWLLEKSLSVDNLFVFALIFAYFKVPREYQHRVLFFGVIGALVFRAIFLTAGVAVVNRFTFVLFLFAAILFYSAYKIIKGEDDSFDPSKSFAVRMLRKIMPVRDEYAGTHFVIKEEGKRVATPLLAVVAAIEAADLLFAVDSVPAVLAVSDDAFIVYTSNAFAILGLRALYFLLAGLLDRFHYLSNGLAIILAFIAVKLMLQASHKMISTSIPEIPSPVSLAVIVVILTVSIVLSIRRPPPEKGAEETGQSDAGESAGKASDGKPAE; the protein is encoded by the coding sequence GTGGATGTACCGGTATGGCTCTGGGTGGCGTTCGCCGTAACGGTGGTCGTCTCCCTCACAGTCGACTTGCTTGCCCACCGCAAGGCACATGTCATCGGCTTCAAGGAAGCGGCCTGGTGGAGCGTGCTGTGGGTGACCCTCGCGCTCATCTTCGGCGGGGTCGTCTTCTATGTCCTCGGCGTGAACGCCGGGACGGAATACACCACCGCATGGCTTCTGGAGAAGAGCCTGTCGGTCGACAACCTCTTCGTCTTCGCACTGATCTTCGCCTATTTCAAGGTGCCCCGCGAATATCAGCACCGGGTGCTGTTCTTCGGCGTCATCGGCGCCCTGGTATTCCGTGCGATCTTCCTGACGGCCGGCGTCGCGGTGGTCAACCGCTTCACCTTCGTCCTGTTCCTCTTCGCGGCCATTCTCTTCTACAGCGCCTACAAGATCATCAAGGGCGAGGACGACAGCTTCGACCCGAGCAAGAGTTTCGCGGTCCGGATGCTGCGGAAGATCATGCCGGTCCGGGACGAGTACGCGGGGACGCACTTCGTCATCAAGGAGGAGGGCAAGCGGGTCGCCACCCCGCTGCTCGCGGTGGTCGCCGCGATCGAGGCGGCCGACCTGCTCTTCGCCGTCGACAGCGTGCCCGCCGTGCTGGCGGTCAGCGACGACGCCTTCATCGTCTACACCAGCAACGCGTTCGCCATCCTGGGGCTGCGGGCCCTGTACTTCCTGCTGGCGGGGCTGCTGGACCGCTTCCACTACCTGAGCAACGGCCTGGCGATCATTCTGGCCTTCATCGCCGTCAAGCTGATGCTCCAGGCGTCCCACAAGATGATCAGCACCTCCATTCCGGAGATTCCCTCGCCGGTCAGCCTGGCGGTGATCGTGGTCATCCTGACGGTCTCCATCGTTCTCAGCATCCGGCGCCCACCGCCGGAGAAGGGCGCCGAGGAAACCGGGCAGAGTGACGCCGGGGAGAGCGCGGGCAAGGCATCCGACGGAAAGCCCGCCGAGTAA
- a CDS encoding hydrolase — translation MAVQPEGTPCWADAMFADLEGAKSFYGDVLGWTFGEGAPEFGGYTTAYADGKRAGAVCPPMPGSDAPSAWCLYLASPDAAATGEKIRANGGEVLVEPMQVGDFGTMLVARDPGGAVFGVWQADTHDGFGTEMGEPGGYCWGEVFTRDTKAADTFFPAVFGHTVRKFDDESMDFTMYDVQGQTVLGRMGMGDDFPPDMPAFLNVYFTVPDCDAAVAKATGRGAVLRYGPEDSPFGRFAAISDPQGAMFSVIDVTKTVGEMPATSPAA, via the coding sequence ATGGCTGTACAACCCGAAGGCACCCCGTGTTGGGCGGACGCCATGTTCGCCGACCTCGAAGGCGCCAAGAGCTTCTACGGTGATGTGCTCGGCTGGACGTTCGGCGAGGGCGCGCCGGAGTTCGGCGGCTACACGACGGCGTACGCGGACGGCAAGCGGGCCGGTGCCGTGTGCCCGCCGATGCCGGGCTCGGACGCCCCGTCCGCGTGGTGCCTGTATCTGGCCTCGCCGGATGCCGCCGCCACCGGCGAGAAGATCCGCGCCAACGGCGGCGAGGTGCTCGTGGAGCCCATGCAGGTCGGCGACTTCGGCACGATGCTGGTGGCCCGCGACCCCGGCGGCGCGGTCTTCGGCGTCTGGCAGGCCGACACCCACGACGGGTTCGGGACGGAGATGGGCGAGCCCGGCGGGTACTGCTGGGGCGAGGTCTTCACCCGGGACACGAAGGCGGCCGACACGTTCTTCCCCGCCGTCTTCGGGCACACGGTCCGTAAGTTCGACGACGAGTCGATGGACTTCACGATGTACGACGTCCAGGGGCAGACCGTCCTCGGCCGGATGGGGATGGGCGACGACTTCCCGCCGGACATGCCCGCGTTCCTGAACGTGTACTTCACCGTCCCGGACTGCGACGCGGCGGTGGCGAAGGCGACCGGGCGGGGCGCGGTGCTGCGGTACGGGCCGGAGGACAGCCCGTTCGGCCGGTTCGCGGCGATCTCCGACCCGCAGGGCGCGATGTTCTCCGTGATCGACGTGACGAAGACGGTGGGCGAGATGCCCGCGACGAGCCCGGCGGCCTGA
- a CDS encoding MerR family transcriptional regulator, whose translation MQSYTIGQAARLLGVSPDTARRWADAGRVATHRDETGRRLIDGRALAAFSIEVGQSAAGEEETPYTSARNAFPGIVTAVKLGDVAAQVEIQAGPHRLVSLLTREAVEELGLEVGMQATARVKSTSVHIDRT comes from the coding sequence ATGCAGTCCTACACAATCGGTCAGGCAGCACGACTTCTCGGCGTCAGCCCCGACACCGCCCGACGCTGGGCGGACGCCGGCCGGGTCGCGACCCACCGCGACGAGACCGGCCGACGGCTGATCGACGGCCGTGCGCTGGCCGCCTTCTCGATCGAGGTCGGCCAGAGCGCCGCAGGCGAGGAGGAGACCCCGTACACCTCGGCGCGCAACGCCTTCCCGGGCATCGTCACCGCGGTGAAGCTGGGCGATGTCGCGGCCCAGGTCGAGATCCAGGCCGGGCCGCACCGGCTCGTCTCGCTCCTGACCCGGGAGGCCGTCGAGGAGCTGGGTCTGGAGGTCGGTATGCAGGCGACCGCCCGGGTGAAGTCGACCAGCGTGCACATCGACCGCACCTGA
- a CDS encoding molybdate ABC transporter substrate-binding protein, translated as MSLLLTRRRTAAAVLTAALLVPLAACGNDDSGTDKDSASSAKPSDSSAPGSGAPAANLTVLAAASLTDVFKEAGAAYEKENPGTKVTFSFAGSQELAAQVKQGAPADALVTADTKTMDGLSGETGTPTVIARNRLVIAVGEGNPEKVGSLKDLADTKLKVVLAAPEVPVGRYSKQILDAQKIEVKPVSQEPNVRAVLSKVELGEADAGLVYKTDAETAPDKVDAIDIPDAENAVASYPAATLKASKHSEAAAAFVAWLSTPAAQKILQGAGFQQP; from the coding sequence ATGTCTCTCCTGCTCACCCGCCGCCGTACCGCCGCCGCCGTCCTGACGGCCGCCCTCCTCGTCCCGCTCGCCGCCTGCGGCAACGACGACTCCGGCACGGACAAGGACAGCGCCTCCAGCGCGAAGCCGTCCGACAGCTCCGCGCCCGGGTCCGGCGCCCCGGCCGCGAACCTGACCGTGCTGGCCGCCGCCTCGCTGACCGATGTCTTCAAGGAGGCCGGAGCGGCGTACGAGAAGGAGAACCCGGGAACGAAGGTCACGTTCTCCTTCGCGGGCTCCCAGGAGCTGGCCGCCCAGGTCAAGCAGGGCGCCCCCGCCGACGCGCTGGTCACCGCCGACACCAAGACGATGGACGGCCTCTCCGGCGAGACCGGCACCCCCACCGTCATCGCCAGGAACCGCCTCGTCATCGCCGTCGGCGAGGGCAACCCGGAGAAGGTCGGCAGCCTCAAGGACCTCGCCGACACCAAGCTGAAGGTCGTCCTGGCCGCCCCCGAGGTGCCGGTGGGCCGCTACAGCAAGCAGATCCTCGACGCGCAGAAGATCGAGGTGAAGCCGGTCTCCCAGGAGCCCAACGTCCGCGCGGTCCTCAGCAAGGTCGAGCTGGGCGAGGCGGACGCGGGGCTCGTCTACAAGACGGACGCCGAGACGGCCCCCGACAAGGTCGACGCGATCGACATCCCGGACGCGGAGAACGCCGTCGCCTCCTACCCGGCCGCCACACTGAAGGCGTCGAAGCACAGCGAGGCCGCCGCCGCGTTCGTCGCCTGGCTCTCCACCCCGGCCGCGCAGAAGATCCTCCAGGGCGCGGGCTTCCAGCAGCCGTAA
- a CDS encoding molybdenum ABC transporter permease subunit — translation MKRPALRRTPGARAPLLLTVPALLAVAFLMLPLVGILARTSWGELGTHLTAEPTTQALRLSLLVSLWSLGLSLLFGVPLAWLLARVPFPGKAFVRSLVLLPMVLPPTVGGVALLLAFGRRGLLGPWLEDTFGITLPFHTSGAVLAATFVAMPFLVISLEGALGGLRPRYEETAASLGASPVRVFLTVTLPMVAPGLIAGAALTWARALGEFGATITFAGNLPGTTQTLPLQVYLLLQESPEAATSVSLLLLAIAMIVLIALRGRWTGTPGDHRERSAPRPEEPTAGDVRPEPPVYVREKAPGYDLEKAPRERWPLHADVTGFTRLTLDADPGTTIAVVGPNGAGKTTLLRALLGLTPRAHAALRLGDSDVTALPPHRRGVAWVPQDGALFPHLSALSNTAYGLRARGVPRTEARRAAQAWLDRLGVGHLAHRRPGQLSGGQAQRVALARALAARPRLLLLDEPLAALDQTTRAHVRHTLRRHLADFGGVCLIVTHDPVEAVSLADRVLVLDGGRVLQDEPPAEVTRHPRSPWVARMLGRNAWPGTATADGLDLAGGGRLVVAEPLPPGTEALAVIAPEAVSVHREKPTGSPRNVWPGTVREITSGGSRLRLLITSDRAPDLVAEITPQAAAELRIADGTEVWTGVKATEVTVVPL, via the coding sequence ATGAAACGACCGGCACTCCGCCGCACGCCCGGAGCCCGCGCCCCGCTCCTGCTGACGGTGCCCGCGCTGCTGGCCGTGGCGTTCCTGATGCTGCCGCTCGTCGGCATCCTGGCCCGTACCTCCTGGGGCGAACTCGGTACGCACCTCACCGCCGAGCCCACCACGCAGGCGCTCCGCCTCTCCCTCCTCGTCTCGCTCTGGTCGCTCGGCCTCTCGCTGCTGTTCGGGGTGCCGCTGGCCTGGCTGCTGGCCCGGGTGCCGTTCCCCGGCAAGGCGTTCGTGCGCTCGCTGGTGCTGCTGCCGATGGTGCTGCCGCCCACGGTCGGCGGGGTCGCGCTGCTGCTGGCGTTCGGGCGGCGCGGGCTGCTCGGACCGTGGCTGGAGGACACGTTCGGCATCACGCTCCCCTTCCACACCTCGGGGGCGGTCCTCGCGGCGACCTTCGTCGCGATGCCGTTCCTGGTCATCTCGCTGGAGGGCGCGCTCGGCGGACTGCGCCCCCGGTACGAGGAGACCGCCGCTTCGCTCGGAGCCTCTCCGGTACGGGTGTTCCTCACCGTGACCCTGCCGATGGTCGCCCCCGGGCTGATCGCCGGAGCGGCCCTCACCTGGGCGCGGGCGCTCGGCGAGTTCGGCGCCACCATCACCTTCGCCGGGAACCTCCCCGGCACCACGCAGACCCTGCCGCTCCAGGTCTATCTGCTGCTCCAGGAGTCCCCGGAGGCCGCCACCTCGGTCTCGCTGCTGCTCCTGGCCATCGCCATGATCGTGCTCATCGCGCTGCGCGGGCGCTGGACGGGCACCCCGGGCGACCACCGCGAGCGGTCCGCCCCGCGCCCGGAGGAGCCGACGGCCGGGGACGTCCGCCCGGAACCACCCGTGTACGTACGGGAGAAGGCCCCCGGCTACGACCTGGAGAAGGCCCCACGGGAGCGCTGGCCCCTGCACGCCGACGTCACCGGCTTCACCCGGCTCACCCTGGACGCGGACCCGGGCACCACCATCGCGGTCGTCGGTCCCAACGGCGCGGGCAAGACCACCCTCCTGCGCGCCCTCCTGGGCCTCACCCCCCGCGCCCACGCCGCACTGCGCCTGGGCGACAGCGACGTCACCGCCCTCCCCCCGCACCGCCGGGGGGTCGCCTGGGTCCCCCAGGACGGGGCGCTCTTCCCGCACCTGAGCGCCCTGTCCAACACGGCGTACGGGCTCCGCGCCCGTGGCGTCCCCCGTACGGAGGCCCGGCGCGCGGCGCAGGCGTGGCTGGACCGGCTCGGCGTCGGCCACCTCGCCCACCGCAGGCCCGGCCAGCTCTCCGGCGGCCAGGCCCAGCGGGTCGCCCTGGCCCGCGCGCTGGCCGCCCGCCCGCGCCTGCTGCTGCTGGACGAACCGCTCGCCGCCCTCGACCAGACGACCCGGGCCCACGTCCGGCACACCCTGCGCCGCCACCTCGCCGACTTCGGCGGGGTCTGCCTGATCGTCACGCACGACCCGGTCGAGGCGGTCTCGCTGGCCGACCGGGTCCTGGTCCTGGACGGCGGCCGGGTCCTCCAGGACGAGCCGCCCGCCGAGGTGACCCGCCACCCGCGCTCGCCCTGGGTGGCCCGGATGCTCGGCCGCAACGCCTGGCCCGGCACCGCCACCGCCGACGGCCTGGACCTGGCGGGCGGCGGCCGTCTCGTGGTCGCCGAACCCCTCCCCCCGGGCACGGAGGCCCTCGCGGTCATCGCCCCCGAAGCCGTCTCCGTACACCGCGAGAAGCCCACCGGCTCCCCCCGCAACGTCTGGCCCGGCACGGTCCGCGAGATCACCTCGGGCGGCAGCAGGCTGCGCCTCCTCATCACCTCCGACCGGGCGCCGGACCTGGTCGCGGAGATCACCCCGCAGGCGGCGGCCGAGCTGCGCATCGCGGACGGCACCGAGGTCTGGACGGGCGTGAAGGCGACCGAGGTGACGGTGGTCCCGCTCTGA
- a CDS encoding cytoplasmic protein has product MALFGNAHTINPATAQQDYERLLGQGEQVHAAFLLIRDTILFTDRRLILVDKQGITGKKVEYHSVPYRSITHFAVETAGTFDLDAELKIWISGSSTPLQKTFTKGVDIYEVQAILTQFVAR; this is encoded by the coding sequence ATGGCACTGTTCGGCAACGCGCACACCATCAACCCGGCCACCGCCCAGCAGGACTACGAGCGCCTCCTCGGCCAGGGCGAGCAGGTGCACGCCGCGTTCCTGCTGATCCGCGACACGATCCTGTTCACGGACCGTCGGCTGATCCTCGTCGACAAGCAGGGCATCACCGGCAAGAAGGTCGAGTACCACTCCGTGCCGTACCGCAGCATCACGCACTTCGCGGTGGAGACGGCCGGGACGTTCGATCTGGACGCGGAGCTGAAGATCTGGATCTCGGGCAGCTCCACCCCGCTCCAGAAGACGTTCACCAAGGGCGTCGACATCTACGAGGTCCAGGCGATACTGACGCAGTTCGTGGCGCGGTGA